GCTTTTGTTTGAGCCTGCTTTGGATTTCTTCTCTCTGGAACTGCCGGGATTGTTTTGGTTGTTGTAAGCCTGGATCGCGAGGTCCAGGCGCTCCTGAGCCACTTTAATTTCCCTCTGCAGATTTTCCAGGTCGGCAGGAATGTTTTCTTCGTTGCTTCCATACTGCTGTTCCTGAGCTATATTGGCTTTGTTCTGTTTGTAGGCCATTTTGGCATTGGACAGTTCAGTATATTGGATTTGCTCTGGCTTGACGGCAATGTTATAGCCAGGAGGAGCAGATGGCGTATTCCAAGTAAAAGGGTAGTTGTAAGTACCAGAGTCTTCCAGCTCTTTCCTCTTGTTGTTCAACGTGTCCCGGATTGTGCCAAATCCCAAATGGAGCATCTCCCAGACATTCAAAAGTAAACACATGCAGCTCACCCCGTACATTATTAGCAGGAAAATGGTCTTTTCGGTTGGCCTTGAAATGAAGCAATCTATCTTGTGTGGGCATGGCTTCCTGCTGCACACAAATATGGGGCTGACCTCAAAGCCATACAAAAAATACTGACCCACGAGAAAGCCAATTTCAAATGTAGTCCTCGCCAGAAGCTGCAGGACATAAATTTTCATGAGTCCATCTTCACGGATTCGCCGCCTGCCATCATGCTTAGCTTTGGCAGGGGCCTGCTGCTCTTTATTCTCCCGTTCGCTTTCCAGCTCTATTTCTGGGTACATCATCGGGTCTTCCTCATGGTCCTCCTCAGTTTCCTCTAAGCCACGGTGTTGTTTCCAGCGCATGGAAAAGCTTTTGCTTCTGATTCTTCTGTCAGCTTCGCTGTGTTCCACCATCCGGGCAATTTTATGAATTGCATAGCCTAAGTACATCACAGATGGAGTGGCAACAAGAATGATCTGAAAGACCCAAAACCTCACGTGTGAAAGAGGAGCGAACGCATCGTAACAAACATTCTCACAGCCAGGCTGCTCTGTGTTGCACACAAACTTGCTTTGTTCATCGTAATAAATGGATTCTCCTCCCACAGCAGTTAGGACAATCCGAAATACAATCAACGCTGTCAGCCAGATTTTGCCAACAAAGGTTGAGTGATTGTGGATCTCCTCTAACAGACGGGTCAGAAAACTCCAACTCATGGTGGTCAAGTAATTTtatctaaaaaacaaacaaaacccccaaatatttatGAGTCTATCAGCTTGAGCCTGAATGCTGCAAACATTCAACCAAAAGAGTCAGAAAACTCTAGAATTTTACAACCAATACACAACCATGTTTGTAGCATCACCTGTTACCAGGAAACTCCAGCTGCCAGAATTTGCTTGAAGATCCTACGTCTCCTCCACAGGCTTTTGAGAAGTCTGCTACAAAAAAAAGTAGCAGTTAACTGCCATTTCACAAACAAAATGTGCTCCCAAAGCTACTCTTGAGTAGAAGTGAAAGACATGGCTGCTATGTAtttcaaatgttaataaaaacatttacacTTGAGGCTGAAGGCTCCAAAACACAGCAGATTGAAAGCTAAGCTCCCATGAAATTTTATGGGCAGTGTTGGCTACATCCCACCACTAACAGTAAGATTTATTTTAGCTGCACAGAGGTGGCCCTGTTAAAGCCTGAGCTTGCGATCCTGGCCTCGACCATAGCCCATGGAGAGAAACAGCTCTCTCCATGGGGCAATGCCAGCTGTCTTGAGTCAGAAATGAATCACCCAGCCCAAACCTGAGAAGCAAGTGCTATTTAAAGGCACAACAATCTGAGTGACCTGACCAGTGCCAACCTGCAGGTCTAGCCTAGAGACAGGCTTTGATGTAAAGAGCATCTAACTTCTAACCTGATGCTCAAACTATTCTATGGATTTGGGTTCAGTCCCTTAGGGAGGCTAAAAATCTCACTTCCAAGGCCAGAAAAGACTTTAGTATGTATTTTGTAATGGGTTTTGGGAGAGTAGATGGAAAATCTAGTTAAAAAAAGTTATCTGACAAAAATTTTAGAAGAGATACTAAATAGAAATCAATATAAATCTGCaattttaacagtaaaaaaaaacattagtgGAAACTCACAGCTGGCAACACTATTAAGTATTACAATGAACAAAATCTAGTGACATTACAGGCCCACCTGGAGCTCTAAGGAGTGAAACTGGTAAAATATCGAGCACAGGAAGAACTGTTTGATGTTGTTCAACACAGGGGATACAACATCTTTCAGTCCTCTGACAATGTCAAATATTAGTTTGTCAAACATTATTAATAGAAATGCTTACATCAGAACAACATTTGCTGAAAGATCCTAAAACTAGAATTGGATGAATCTCTGACACTCTGATCATAAGTGATTTATTCTTAACCTGGAGAAATTCcaggaaactggaagaaaactagTATTTGCAACTATTCAACTTCTTCCACATAACTACAGAGTTGTTCAcaagcaaaataatgaaatttgaGGGGATGCAATCAATACAGAATTAAAGGATATAAATGTAATCCCCCTTCTGATGAAATTCAATGTTACATTGAAAAGGCAACGGCACAGACATAATGTGGATGGGCTGTGTAGGACATTTGATTCATTACTTCATGACAGTGTGAGAAAAAAATAGCACaagagaatattaaaaaagaCCATATTTAGTGGATCAAAAGTAACAAAGGTCTTGACAAATGATTCCCACATTAGAACCAAGATCAATTGCATGTAATTACAGCAAGTTCTGCAAAGACCAGGAACAGGCCTGGCAATTAGGCTGTATCTTCCCCAGATTCAACCTGAAAATGGCTGCTGACAAAATCTGCAAATGGCACAGAAGTTTGCAGGCTGACAAATAAAGATGAGTTATCAGTGATGCAGAAAAACAGATTGCTCGAGAGGCTGAGTCCACTGAAACAAAACCACCGCTTTAACCAAGCTTAATGCAAAGACATGCAGCTAAGAAAAAGAAtagcagtcttttttttaaaggagagagCAGTTACTCTGTGTATCAGTTAATAGGGAAGGGAGTGAGAGTCCTAATGGATGAGCATCTCAATGAGAGCTGGTGATACAGCAGAGATGATTAATGCAACCCATAGCTGTGTCACGTGCAAACAGGAGCAAGGAGGGTGATCTTACCTCCTTGTTAGCACGACAGCACTCAATGCCTGTGTCTGCATCCTTCAGAAGTTGCTTAAACATCAGAGAGTGAATATATTAGTCTCAAAACCAGCTGAAGAATGGGGAAGATGCCTAAAAGTGAGAGATTTAGAGAGTTCAATTTGTTTAGCTGGGAaacatgggaagaaaatgaaggattaCTGGTGAATCACTTAATCTAGAGGCTGTCAGTTGTGCATGCAATCAATCCAAGGTCTACCATCATAGCTCTTCTTTCTACGCAACCATGCTACCATTATGCTGTAGACAGAATTGGCTGAAATAGCAcgtttttaacatgaaaaaagaCCAGAGGGTTCCAGTTCCAGCACAGCGCCTTACTGCAGCAGGTGGCTTCACGCTCTGAACCCCTATTTCAGAAAGGCACCCAAGTACAGCTCCATAACCCCAAGTTCTGCATTAGTGGGACGAGAGACCGTGCTTCAGACACCTGCATGTTCAGCACTTCCCAGCAGCTCACTCAGATTAGGAATCAAAATGGATGATAGAGTGAGCCTGGGGGTACCCTATGTGCCTCAAGTGTCTCCAATACACTGAAAAGACAAGTGAACCCCACATCTGGAACTGGGGATTACAGAGGTAAGAGCCACAATGCCAACATTCACACCAAGGTGCACTGCAAATCTAGCCACCAAGCATGGATGCTAGCGGGACATACAAAAGCAGGAACTAGCCTGTACATTTTTAGATACCGTCAATGTTTATTCATCAGTGGTTACAGCAGAGAAGTTTGAAATCAGCACTGGTTTCAATAAGAGAGGGGACACTGAATCTTTACTTCTAGACAAGCTGCTACCTCAACATCTAACAAATTCTTTCAAGGTATTTATCAGCTTTTCACAGTGCGTTTTCTATCTGCAGACCACATACCTCTGGTTGGCTCTTAACTGTACCTCACCAGCTATAAAGAGGAAGATGCAGGGAAGCATGTGGATCACACATCGGCTCCCTCGGCCACCACTCAGAGTGGGAGACAGCCACTGGAGGGCACAATGCATCTGGCCCGCTTTACAACTTGCTTCAGAAGGAAGATGGGGGGGATTCACGTCCTGGATTCCACCAGTTATATAAATGAACAGCGTGACAAACCTACGTATAGACACTGACCGCACAGACTTGTACATTTAGGTTAACCACAGCTTTCAGATGCATAAGACGGCGTTATCAGCCGTGTGTTTAATAACCAAGACTTCTGTCAATTACAGAGTTCTGGCTGCAGAGATGTGAAGTTGCTGAAGAGCTCTGATTCTCTTCAACAAGAAAGTGTCACTTATTCTAAATTTAGTTTTAGTCCAGAGCAGAGCTACTGACACAAATATGGGAGAATCCACCAGCAGGCAAAGAACTTCTTTGTctttaaggaaacatttttgttcaAGCAAAATGACCTGTCTTTAAACCTTTCTTTCACTGGAAATGTTCAGCCCATCCACATGAAACATAATATGAAAGCAAAAAGGTCCAGGCAGAATTATGGCATTTGAAATGGTGGTATCCTTCAGTTTCATGAGACTGGCCAAGGTTAGAGGCTGTGCGTTTCTGCCTTTACAACACATCTACTGCAGGACCTAGATATATTGCAGTAACCTTCACCTAACGTACACTTAGTGTCTCCCAGATTTGTTGTTCTGGCAACATTTAACTCAATAATTTTCCATTGTTTGAAATAAAAGTCTATGGACACTGACACGCatctgaaaaaggcaaaacatCAGCAATTTCAGCTAATTTAAGTCATGCCAGAAAGTGCATTTGAGAGAGACTTTCATTCCTTGTATTTGTCATAAGTTCATTCCAGCACTTCCAGTGGAGGAGGCTCCTTAGAGCAGGCAGGATATACGATGCAAATAACATGACGCTTATCTCTGACAGCAAGCTGGCTCCTGTGAATTAATGTTTGCAGGCACTGACAtccagaaagaataaagaagaatTTGGAGCAGGTACATGGGGAAAAGAAATCAACTTTAAGTTAAGAGATTCACTGCAGGAAATATCTTCAATTATTTTAACATGGCTATTGTTCACATACAGACAGTGAACTGCCCCTCACGTGTGCAGCTTCCCCTATCCAGCCCATGTGTGAGTTTGAATACTAATTTAACCATGGGATTAATTTCACCTTCTTTCAGCTTTCTCATCTAACTGTGATGGCCTCCCACCAGTCAGGGCAGGAAGAATTGCACCTTGGAGGAGCAGTTTACTGTAGCAACCTTAAAATCCTGCCTTTGGATGAGATAGTTGGAAGTGTGGCAGGGATGGACAGTGGGACAGGAAGAATGGAAGAAGCTGGAACCATGGTTAGTCTGGTGAAACACTCCCAGCAATGTCTCTATACCCCCAAGATGTACGGCACCTATAAAGCAGTGCAGCATGCAACAGCCAAGTTCTAAGAACAGCCTCACTCCAGGCCTTCAAATGCCAAACACTTCAGAATGTACAATATCAGGACTTGTTACATGTCATTCCATCAATGGCAGACAGTGGGACTGACACCAAGCTGAGGGGTGCAACTGACATacctgagggaagggatgcaatCCAGAGTGATCTtaacaggcttgaggagtgggcccatgtgaaacTCAGgaacttcaacaaggccaagtgcaagggcCTGCACCTGGGCTGGGGCAATCCCCAACATCAGCACAGACTAGGGGTAGGGGTGGATGGGTGGAGAGCAGCTCTATGGAGAAAGACTTGGAAACCCTGGAGGTTGAAGAATATGACATGAggcagcaatgtgcgcttgcagcccagaaagccaattatGTCCTTGGCTACATCAAAGGAAGCACGGccaacaggtcaagggaggcAGTTCTCTGGGGTCCCCTGTACAAgacagacgtggacctgttggagcaggtccagaggaggcacaGAAATGGCCCAAGGGCTGGAACAGCTCTGCTATGGAGAGgcgctgagagagttggggttgttcagcctggagaagagagggctccggggagaccttactgcagcctttcaatgcTTAAAGGGGACTTAAGAGtaagagagatattttttttttaccaaggcctgaagcgacagaacaaggggcaatggtttttaACTG
This genomic window from Accipiter gentilis chromosome 5, bAccGen1.1, whole genome shotgun sequence contains:
- the GJC1 gene encoding gap junction gamma-1 protein; amino-acid sequence: MSWSFLTRLLEEIHNHSTFVGKIWLTALIVFRIVLTAVGGESIYYDEQSKFVCNTEQPGCENVCYDAFAPLSHVRFWVFQIILVATPSVMYLGYAIHKIARMVEHSEADRRIRSKSFSMRWKQHRGLEETEEDHEEDPMMYPEIELESERENKEQQAPAKAKHDGRRRIREDGLMKIYVLQLLARTTFEIGFLVGQYFLYGFEVSPIFVCSRKPCPHKIDCFISRPTEKTIFLLIMYGVSCMCLLLNVWEMLHLGFGTIRDTLNNKRKELEDSGTYNYPFTWNTPSAPPGYNIAVKPEQIQYTELSNAKMAYKQNKANIAQEQQYGSNEENIPADLENLQREIKVAQERLDLAIQAYNNQNNPGSSREKKSKAGSNKSSASSKSGDGKNSVWI